A DNA window from Trichosurus vulpecula isolate mTriVul1 chromosome 2, mTriVul1.pri, whole genome shotgun sequence contains the following coding sequences:
- the LOC118836395 gene encoding olfactory receptor 10A7-like: MTEGNQTSVIEFVLLGFSHVPRLKPVLFVLFLGMFLITMLGNGLIVLLTVVDTALHTPMYFFLRNLALVEICFSLDIVPRMLESLVAGRGIFLVGCALQLFLILSCVTSECFLLTVMAYDRYVAICHPLHYGVLMNQRLCLLLAMSCWVAGIPVSLLFTIWLFRFPFCGPRGVRHFLCDVAPLLKLVCADTSVFEAYIRVATVLVLMVPFFLITGSYGHVLVAVVRMPSATGRHKALSTCAAHFVVVTLFYGTACVIHLQPKSSYSPESKQVVSLSYTLVTPMLNPIIYSLRNKEVKASLWRVLGRKKGGAQMT; this comes from the coding sequence ATGACTGAGGGGAACCAGACTTCTGTCATTGAGTTTGTCCTCTTGGGTTTTTCACATGTTCCCAGGCTGAAGCCAGTTCTTTTTGTGCTGTTTCTGGGGATGTTTCTAATCACAATGCTGGGAAATGGCCTCATTGTACTTTTGACTGTGGTCGACACTGCCCTCCACACACCTATGTATTTTTTCCTCCGGAACCTGGCTCTGGTGGAGATCTGCTTCTCTTTGGACATTGTACCCAGGATGCTGGAAAGCCTGGTGGCTGGAAGGGGCATCTTCCTGGTGGGCTGCGCCCTCCAGCTCTTTCTCATTCTATCCTGTGTCACATCAGAGTGTTTCCTCCTGACAGTGATGGCCTATGACCGCTATGTGGCCATCTGCCACCCCCTGCACTATGGGGTCCTCATGAACCAGAGGCTCTGCCTTCTTCTGGCAATGTCATGCTGGGTGGCAGGCATTCCAGTTTCCCTGCTGTTCACCATTTGGCTCTTCCGGTTCCCATTTTGTGGACCCCGAGGTGTTCGCCACTTCCTCTGTGATGTGGCGCCACTCCTGAAGCTGGTGTGTGCTGACACATCTGTCTTTGAGGCCTATATCCGTGTAGCTACAGTTCTTGTCCTAATGGTGCCTTTCTTCCTCATCACTGGGTCCTATGGCCATGTGCTAGTTGCTGTTGTTCGGATGCCCTCAGCCACTGGTCGCCATAAGGCCCTCTCCACCTGTGCTGCCCATTTTGTTGTTGTGACTCTGTTCTATGGCACAGCTTGTGTCATCCACCTCCAGCCCAAGTCCAGCTACTCTCCTGAGAGCAAGCAAGTTGTGTCCTTGTCCTACACCCTTGTCACTCCCATGCTCAACCCCATCATTTACAGCCTGAGGAACAAAGAGGTGAAAGCTTCCCTGTGGAGGGTGTTGGGTAGGAAAAAAGGGGGTGCCCAGATGACTTGA